CAGAAGAGCGATCGATGGATGGGAGATtcctgaacgaaaaaatttcaagtgaaaATCGAACTCATTCGACCGGGAAAGTCTTCTGCAACGGAAGCGAATTCACTAACTGGTCTGAGCAGAGGCTGCAGTCGGGTCAGGCACATCACGATAGCCTCCAGTAGAATGATGTCGTTGAAACTCTCCAGGGCCTTGACGAGTATCCTCAGCAACTGTTTGATATCCTGATCGGTGATGCTCTTGCTGATGCATCCGAACACTATGAGGGCCCTGGGTTGCAGGGCGGGGTTGAAGCAGAAGGCGAAACTCTTCGCCAGTGATGTCCATGTCTGCAGCCAATCGCAGTCCGGGATGTCCCTCATGCAGGCTTCCATTATTTCCAGTAGCGCGTCGGTGATCACCTCGAGACTGGTCAGCGCCAATCGCTCTCTGTCCTGACCGCCGGACAAACTCCTCTCGTTCCCGAACCACTTCTCGTTCGAATGTCTGTAGCTTGATCTGAACGCGGTCACCGCGGCGGACTTCACTTTGCTGATACCGAAGAGCAGGTAAAATTTCGGTAGCGAAAATTCGTCCAAACTAAGTCTTAACACTCTCTGTGTGTCCTCGGAGAAGGAGGGTTTTGTGCAGGTACATAAGGAATGAATGATATTGATAACGAGTCCGTGAGTCGACGCCCTCATGCTCAGGCTGCCGGAGCACGCGAGGAAGGTGACCGTGTGAAAGAGGTAGGGAAGGTGACGTCCGACGTCCAGACAGTTGTTGAACGAAAGCATTAGCAAGTAACGTGCGAGAATCGCTATGTCGTCCCACATCATGTGCTGCTCGAGCAAAGCGGTTGGGGATGTGCAGGTCTTGTCGACGACACGGCACAGCCTTCCGATGACCTTTTTCGCGACCAATTGAACGTTTGCCGAGGCCAAGGCGACCGCGGTGTCCGCCATTATCTCCACCATCGGTGTTCCGAGGCCGTACCGTACGCTGCGTTGGATGAAATTGTCCAAAACCATATCGATGAGCTCCGGAACTTGGCCGATACTACCCCAAATTTTCGCCTGTATACTCGGGTACATTTGCACCTCCTCTATGGTCAAGGTTATCAGCTTCTCGAGAATCTGAGTGACCTGCTTCTGGCGTTTACTCTCGTCCGATGGTTTGCAAAATCTTACCAAATTCGCGAGCCAAGGCGTCATGTACTCGAGACACAAGTGTTTCAGTTCGATGTTAGAGACCCTGAACCCCTGAATGCACTCTTCGAGAAACTCCAAGGTCAGATGTGGTTCGTttgtcgccaatttttcactcaccgATTTTATGAATATCGTGTTATTCGAGGGTATGCAGAGACCCGACGTTTCCAAGAGCTGACCTTCGATCTTGAGGTCAAACGTGGCGGTCAACGCGCACAGCTGATTGTACGCCGCTGTCCTCAGATTCGGATCCGAACTGCCCAAGTTCAGCAGCGCCATGTTCAGCAAAGTTCCGGGTACGTCTTTGGGCCTTATTTTTTGATGGACCGTGACGGAATCCGGCTGCGACAATTCCCAACGATTTCTGATGTGTATGATCGCTTGGACTATGCTGTCGCAGTCGTTGTGTATGAAAGAGAGCGGACCGGATTCGTTGGCGATGGTTAGCGTGAACTGGTTGTCGTCCACCAGACAGACTTCTTCGATTTCCGAGGCGTAGTAAACGTCATTCAGAAGAACCGCGTGCGACAGAACCTTGCACTTTTCCGCCGAAGTGATCTGTATCGCGGTCGGTCCTACCTTGATCGCTACTTTCGTGTCCTTGTGCGAGAGTTTCAGAGCGTTGTTGAAAACTTTGAGATCCTCGTCGAGGGACAGGGTGGCACCGGGTAATTTTTGCTGTTCGAGATCGATGAGATCGTTCAGTCTTCCGGGGGCTTCGATGAAGACGACCTTTCTGTTCCCCTTCAACGGCGCCAAAATTCTGTCGTGAAATTTCGTGTACTCTCTGACCCAACTGTTGCAATTGTAAATGTAAGCAGCGTGGATGTTGTCGTAGGCGACTTCCGGCAGTACGTAAAACCATTTTTGCAGAAATTCGGTCCTGAAACGATTGTCGGAACAAGTGTGcgtgaaatcgacgacgaGCTCGAACGGCGAATGACAGAACGGTTTCAACGTCAGTATCACGTGATAGATCAACAGGTCGCCGTTGGTCTCGCCGATTTTGTATCTTCGCGCTATGTAGTAAAACACGGGATAACCCTGCTTGCTAGTTCCGGCTTggtaaaaaatgttcaaactCTTGATGCTCTTGAATTCCTCCTTCTCGTGCATGTTGTGCTTCACCATAATCTCCTCGAAATTCGTCGAGGACATGTCGATACTCGACCAACGATCGTACGACGAGAACAAAAGGTGAGAATCGACGGGTTTGTGCTCCGGAGGGCCCAGGTACGCCAGAAGAGTGGCCATTTTGTCAAACGGTCTTCTGCCGACCGCCTTGTGGTCCCTACTGCTGCTCAGGTAATCTCCGATCCTCTCCTGATGATTCCAGAGCAGTCTGTGCAACGCCAATACGTTGGCGTCGGATATGAACGACATCGGATGGTTCGCCTGATCGACCGTTTCGCAATCGGACGCTatctggatgaaaaatcttctgCCGATCTCGAAGTGTGCTCTGAGAAAGTCGTTGAACGGCAGCATGTGCTGCTCTTTGCTGAACTCCACGTGATTGGCGATATTCTGCAATATCTTGGACATCAGCATCAGGCCCCTCTTCACCGGAGTCGGGACCTGCTTGCTGACTATTCCCATCTCCTGAGGCGACACTATGGCTGGATTGATGAACCTCAGGAATATCACCGTACCGACGGCACCGATGTTGTTTTGCGGACACTGGGGAAATCTTTTGCTCAGCACTTGGTAAAGACAGTGACACATGGATCTCAACTGTGGTGGAAatctgagagagagagagagagaaagagagagatcaGAACACAAATTATTCGACCGACTCGTTCGGTTCTTCGAAATTTATCGACAGTACTGTCTAACGAGGCAAAAATTTAATCGAGGAGAGACACTCACTTGTCCGCGGAGGAAACGATAGCGTCGAAAACTTTTTGCGTAAGAACGATGAGGTTTCTTCCGTTCTGGTCTATGTCTTCGTTGGCGTCGATTCTGGCGCTGTCGACTTCGAAACTCGTGAGGGGATCGTCGAGTAACGGTTTGATCAAAGGCTCGAGAAGACTCTGGAGATAGCTCGCCCCGTAGATCTTGAAGCAGAAGGCCATTATCTTGCTGCCCAGACTGTTGCCTCTGAACAGCGTCTGCATGCAGTCGGAAACTTCGACTTCGCGGTAAAACATGTTCCACAGCAGAGGCGAGAGCAGATGCTTAGCGTCGAAGAGTGTTACGAAAACCCTCGCCAACTCGTCCATCTGATTGGTGGTGACGACATTAGCGAGCGCCATGGCGATAGGCAGCTCTCCTTTGTCGCTGATCATCGTAACCAGTTGGACGAGTTGCTCAAATCTGTCGGCCAGAACCGTTTCGGCGAGGGTATCGAACTCCGTACCTTGCTGAAGGATCTTCGTCAGTACCTCCATGAACGCGGCTCGCGTTTGAAGATCTCTGTTGTAGCCGAGATCTTGAACGACGAAACGAGGAATTTAATTTGGCTGAAATTTGACGGCCGAAACGACGAGAGAAGCAAAAAACTATtccacgaatccgttggctcACCTATCGAATGCATCAGACCGCTGTCTATGTTGGCGCTCAGTAGATTGCTCATCGCTTGAATCGTAGCGTTTCTGAGCGTGGAGAGTTTACCCTCGGTAACCCTTTGCCTGGACACGACCTCCTTCTCCTCGGTGGATTCGCTGCAGTCGTTCAGCAAGTTCATGAAGAGGGTGAAGTACTTTAGGAACAACTGAGATTTCGCTTCCATGAGATCACCTCTGTCTGACTCCTCCGGCTGAAGGGGCAGCCCTCGCAACAGCGCCCCCACAGCCTCCATGCAGGCCTGGTCCAGATCCCTAGAGTAAATACTACCCCACTGACGTTACAAAATACAATCCTTACGCAATTAGTCTCTACGGATATTTCGTGACCACTTTCGAGACGTCGATCTGtatcgcgatggaaaaaaaaaacgaaaaaaaaaagagaagcttgctaaaatgaaatttcctcACCTGGTGATAACGGTGACGTCGCCGCCGCTCGGAGGAGCTATTTGATGACTGGTTCCCATCACCCAATCGGTTAGATACTCGACGAGTTTGTTCCTGAACTTCATCTCCTGTCGGAATGCGAGATCGTCCCTTCTTTTCATCATGGCTTCGACCAGCTGACAGAGCTTAGTCTTTATGTGTATCGCGTGAACCGTCATGTCCAGGTGTCTGACGTACCTGACGATAGCCAACATCATACCCTCTATGCTCGTGACCCCCAGATGCTCCGACGGCTGATCGGTTTTCGAGTCCAAAACGTTCTTCATTATGAATATCGTGTGCTCTATGAACTGCGTGTTGACGTCGGCAACGACCACCTGCCCTTGctgatcgaagaatttttcaacgatgctCTTTATCTGGTCGAACAAGATCGGGTACAGCGCGGGGCTCATCTCGTAGCCGACCAGTTCCTTGACGTGCTTCTGCATTTGCGCCCCGAACTTCTCGTTGTTGCATATCAAAAGCCGTAGGAGATTGAACACGAACTGAGTCACCGGACAGTACTGAACTTCCTGAGTCGGATTGGCCAGGGTATTGCTTCTCTTGGGTTCGGAATTCGGCACGAGACCGGAAACCGGTCTACTCGGTGATCTTCTCTGCAGACAAACGCCCCCCATCGCGCACAAGAATCCCGTCATGTTCGCCCATTCGTTTATCTGCTCCTCTAGTTCGTGTTCGGAATTCTGATGGGAAGCTCTTCGTTTACCGGTGCTACGGTGGGACGGTTCCGTCTGGGGATCTTCGGACTTGGTCTTACGGTAATTGGATAACTGACGGCAAGCTAGTTCCCAGTTTCTGAAGGTCTCTTCCCACGCCTGAGTAAAATTCAcggtaaacgaaaaaaaaaacaacccaagattgaaaaatctgtcTGACGGCGAACTCACCGGTTGCACGCCGTTCACGCAGTGTTCAATTTTCCTGAGAAGCGTCATGATCCGTTTTTGAAGAGCGGCACGTCCTGGATGACCGGACAAACGAGGAACATTAGGAtcagaagaaagaagaaagcgaaagaaaaactagCGAAATTAACGGCGGAGCTCGGAGCCGAGCGACAAACTCACCATGGATATGTTCATAATAATAAATCCTACTTTCTCCGCTGGCTGTTATAAAAATACCGCACATTCATTCTCAAGAGAGTTGTTATTGTGGTCAACCTTGAACCAAAGCAATATGTGCACGGAACCAACCTGTCGTTAGAATGCTCGAAGCCTGGGCGAGTTCGATGTACAAGTGATAATTCGGTAGGAGACAAGTGACGGCAACCTCGTCGCTGCCGCATCTGATATCAGCCTCCTCGCACAGCAGTGCGAAACAAGACATCGCCACCAAAACCGCCTCCATATCGATGCTCCACAGGTACATGAAGAAAACAACCTGTCGCGACAGAATCACCGATGAAATCTCGTCGTCGACCGTTCAACGAACCGTCTTCCCCGACTCACCTCCAATTTTATGTGCGCCTGTTTGCAGATGGCTATCTGACTGCCGACGTTCGCGTAATCTTTGTTCTGCGACAAGAAAGCGTTCCTGCACACCAGAATTTCCCTCAACCACTTCAGTATATCCGTGTAATTGACTATTTGATgctgaatcaatttttgcGATATGGAAAACAGAACCTGGGAACTGACGTCCCAGAATGTGTTTATGGGAGCCTCCGGATTCCAGGCCTTGATCTTGTCCGGATGATGCAATACCAGGAGAGCTTCCATCGCTTCGTGAGCGACGTCTGGCATCGTCGGTTGATGGACCAGCGATACCAGTCCGTTGATCAGTTCCAATGTCGAACTCTGGATCTCGTGACCCGCTTTTCCCTGGCTCTGTtacgaaatgaaaagtgaaacgaCGGATCCccgaccccctcccccccgttccGCAATAAACTCACGTTCAACATCAGCATGGGATCCGCGTGGATCAATCGAACCATCCAGAGCAGTAGATTACGGTAGCCGGAAATGTCCTCGCCCCGATCCTTGTACTTGCTCTGCTCCTTTCCCTTCAACGTCAGACTCTGAATCATGCGCAAGGGTGCGTGGGAGATGTAACCTTGGGCAACTTTGTTCAAGGTGTCGGTGAACATTGCCCTCATCTCGGCGCTGCGCGAATAAACGAGATCGATTTGCGGCCACCAGGGCAATCTCGGCTGTGTTATTATCCTGTGCCGGGGTGAAAAGAATTTCGTTTAACAAGGAGGTCGGACCGTTCGAAAATTGTCGCGACTCGGGCGAGGCTTACTTGTAAAGAGAGCTGACCAGCACGAACTGATAAGTGGAGGGAAAGTTGAGGTTCAGACAGACTTTCAGTGCTTCGTTGTTGTGGGGTTTTATCCGAAAACAGCTGATGAAGCAATCGATCATCAGATCGATGTCCTGGGCTACGTAGTTCTGACCGCGGGAGAAAGGTTTGCAAGGATTGAACAGCAACGCTTTCAGATCGTTTATGATATTTTGGACCAGTGTGAAGGCTACGTTGTTCGAATCCAGGATATTTATGTAGGTCGAGGCTTTGCACAGTTTCACGCAAGTGACGGCCGCCGCTTCGACCAACTGTCTGTTGGATCCACCGTGCATTCCCAAGCCCTTTTTCACGCTGTCTATGAACTGTTTCTTCTTGGAGTGCCTCGGCGAGCAGGGGGCACCCGAGTCGGCGTTCACGATTTCCTCCAGCACTTTTGGCGACAGTATCAGCACCATTATCTGGAGGGGCCAAACCGCCGCGGCCCTCCCCTTCTTGTTGTCGGCGAATGTGTCGAGGATGTCGAACAGCTCGCCGCATACCTTGGAGAGGTCgtcgttcggttttttctGTATATCCGCGAACTCGTGGGGGTACGTGTCCATCCAATTCCATATGGCCTTCTCCAACGAGTTGCTCAGCACCAGATGAGCCGATTTTTTCAGCTGCCTGAACTTCTGAATCGTTTCTGTTCCAACTGACACGTATTAATATGCCAAACCTTTTAGCGCACAACTAAATAGAGACAAGCAACTAAAGCATACCGTTTCGTCTAATACCCCGCGGTGCATGCAATTTTGCTCGactgttatttattatcgttattgttattgttatcgttattattgttattggtttcttttcgttcgctttTAGGCAATCTACGGGTGCTGTGGGAGGTTTCCTTCGTTAGTTGGAAACCCGGAACTCGTCTCTCCCAGTTTAAATGATAAgctcgaaatttgaaaataagcgTTTAAAGTTGCTAATTGTTTGACTGTACCATTCAAAAGCCTCGTCAATCTATGAACGTCGACGTTGATATGCTGGATCAGCTCTATGTCGCTGCA
The sequence above is a segment of the Athalia rosae chromosome 5, iyAthRosa1.1, whole genome shotgun sequence genome. Coding sequences within it:
- the LOC105684010 gene encoding neurofibromin isoform X5, whose amino-acid sequence is MGTQKPGEWAHLLIGRFEEQLPSRAGPQTTHSRINEEKNKKCLIQISRYRFSLVISGLTKMLQRTNELAPCSGGQRSFHFSDQDQNCYESIIIVLDTLERCLSNQPKDTTNFDETMNVKLLLREICQFIDVPNESPQHAHLKNLASKVLFALSLNFFNAVFNRISARLQELSVSSEENPDCSDIELIQHINVDVHRLTRLLNVGTETIQKFRQLKKSAHLVLSNSLEKAIWNWMDTYPHEFADIQKKPNDDLSKVCGELFDILDTFADNKKGRAAAVWPLQIMVLILSPKVLEEIVNADSGAPCSPRHSKKKQFIDSVKKGLGMHGGSNRQLVEAAAVTCVKLCKASTYINILDSNNVAFTLVQNIINDLKALLFNPCKPFSRGQNYVAQDIDLMIDCFISCFRIKPHNNEALKVCLNLNFPSTYQFVLVSSLYKIITQPRLPWWPQIDLVYSRSAEMRAMFTDTLNKVAQGYISHAPLRMIQSLTLKGKEQSKYKDRGEDISGYRNLLLWMVRLIHADPMLMLNSQGKAGHEIQSSTLELINGLVSLVHQPTMPDVAHEAMEALLVLHHPDKIKAWNPEAPINTFWDVSSQVLFSISQKLIQHQIVNYTDILKWLREILVCRNAFLSQNKDYANVGSQIAICKQAHIKLEVVFFMYLWSIDMEAVLVAMSCFALLCEEADIRCGSDEVAVTCLLPNYHLYIELAQASSILTTASGESRIYYYEHIHGRAALQKRIMTLLRKIEHCVNGVQPAWEETFRNWELACRQLSNYRKTKSEDPQTEPSHRSTGKRRASHQNSEHELEEQINEWANMTGFLCAMGGVCLQRRSPSRPVSGLVPNSEPKRSNTLANPTQEVQYCPVTQFVFNLLRLLICNNEKFGAQMQKHVKELVGYEMSPALYPILFDQIKSIVEKFFDQQGQVVVADVNTQFIEHTIFIMKNVLDSKTDQPSEHLGVTSIEGMMLAIVRYVRHLDMTVHAIHIKTKLCQLVEAMMKRRDDLAFRQEMKFRNKLVEYLTDWVMGTSHQIAPPSGGDVTVITSIYSRDLDQACMEAVGALLRGLPLQPEESDRGDLMEAKSQLFLKYFTLFMNLLNDCSESTEEKEVVSRQRVTEGKLSTLRNATIQAMSNLLSANIDSGLMHSIDLGYNRDLQTRAAFMEVLTKILQQGTEFDTLAETVLADRFEQLVQLVTMISDKGELPIAMALANVVTTNQMDELARVFVTLFDAKHLLSPLLWNMFYREVEVSDCMQTLFRGNSLGSKIMAFCFKIYGASYLQSLLEPLIKPLLDDPLTSFEVDSARIDANEDIDQNGRNLIVLTQKVFDAIVSSADKFPPQLRSMCHCLYQVLSKRFPQCPQNNIGAVGTVIFLRFINPAIVSPQEMGIVSKQVPTPVKRGLMLMSKILQNIANHVEFSKEQHMLPFNDFLRAHFEIGRRFFIQIASDCETVDQANHPMSFISDANVLALHRLLWNHQERIGDYLSSSRDHKAVGRRPFDKMATLLAYLGPPEHKPVDSHLLFSSYDRWSSIDMSSTNFEEIMVKHNMHEKEEFKSIKSLNIFYQAGTSKQGYPVFYYIARRYKIGETNGDLLIYHVILTLKPFCHSPFELVVDFTHTCSDNRFRTEFLQKWFYVLPEVAYDNIHAAYIYNCNSWVREYTKFHDRILAPLKGNRKVVFIEAPGRLNDLIDLEQQKLPGATLSLDEDLKVFNNALKLSHKDTKVAIKVGPTAIQITSAEKCKVLSHAVLLNDVYYASEIEEVCLVDDNQFTLTIANESGPLSFIHNDCDSIVQAIIHIRNRWELSQPDSVTVHQKIRPKDVPGTLLNMALLNLGSSDPNLRTAAYNQLCALTATFDLKIEGQLLETSGLCIPSNNTIFIKSVSEKLATNEPHLTLEFLEECIQGFRVSNIELKHLCLEYMTPWLANLVRFCKPSDESKRQKQVTQILEKLITLTIEEVQMYPSIQAKIWGSIGQVPELIDMVLDNFIQRSVRYGLGTPMVEIMADTAVALASANVQLVAKKVIGRLCRVVDKTCTSPTALLEQHMMWDDIAILARYLLMLSFNNCLDVGRHLPYLFHTVTFLACSGSLSMRASTHGLVINIIHSLCTCTKPSFSEDTQRVLRLSLDEFSLPKFYLLFGISKVKSAAVTAFRSSYRHSNEKWFGNERSLSGGQDRERLALTSLEVITDALLEIMEACMRDIPDCDWLQTWTSLAKSFAFCFNPALQPRALIVFGCISKSITDQDIKQLLRILVKALESFNDIILLEAIVMCLTRLQPLLRPESPIHRSLFWVATSVLQLDEASLYASGLALLEQNLHTLDSQGMFDDKTLEQVMMSTREPLEWHFKQLDHAVGLSFKTNFHFALVGHLLKGYRHPTPTTVSRTARVLTMLLAIVAKPLRRDKFEVTPDSVAYLAALVSVSEEVRSRCHIRHSLGRTVTESGSTDFLDTLVPHNTDVVTGGMTNPTNRRQKSWDLLDQSAITQAKQQKQHTPHQRSFSVPTTKEAKPINDSEPKNRSARVSVSNENNVLLDPEVLTDFPTQTLVLTVLATLVKYSTDENETRILYQYLAEASVVFPKVFPAIHNLLAAKITSVLSSCHDQVILSAVEAIIQNMIACEDTSQQQLHFLQSCGFGGLWRFAGPYTKCNPTAESAELFVNCLEAMVETCLPVEEGEGMASGEQPPREENVTVVETSQYPSMLAVGSVSNVNLNAAGSGSGHPIVSSPTENEGDILSTASLDRYQKRGRKGSLTTGILVPAGSDDGGGAIPLT
- the LOC105684010 gene encoding neurofibromin isoform X4; this encodes MGTQKPGEWAHLLIGRFEEQLPSRAGPQTTHSRINEEKNKKCLIQISRYRFSLVISGLTKMLQRTNELAPCSGGQRSFHFSDQDQNCYESIIIVLDTLERCLSNQPKDTTNFDETMNVKLLLREICQFIDVPNESPQHAHLKNLASKVLFALSLNFFNAVFNRISARLQELSVSSEENPDCSDIELIQHINVDVHRLTRLLNETIQKFRQLKKSAHLVLSNSLEKAIWNWMDTYPHEFADIQKKPNDDLSKVCGELFDILDTFADNKKGRAAAVWPLQIMVLILSPKVLEEIVNADSGAPCSPRHSKKKQFIDSVKKGLGMHGGSNRQLVEAAAVTCVKLCKASTYINILDSNNVAFTLVQNIINDLKALLFNPCKPFSRGQNYVAQDIDLMIDCFISCFRIKPHNNEALKVCLNLNFPSTYQFVLVSSLYKIITQPRLPWWPQIDLVYSRSAEMRAMFTDTLNKVAQGYISHAPLRMIQSLTLKGKEQSKYKDRGEDISGYRNLLLWMVRLIHADPMLMLNSQGKAGHEIQSSTLELINGLVSLVHQPTMPDVAHEAMEALLVLHHPDKIKAWNPEAPINTFWDVSSQVLFSISQKLIQHQIVNYTDILKWLREILVCRNAFLSQNKDYANVGSQIAICKQAHIKLEVVFFMYLWSIDMEAVLVAMSCFALLCEEADIRCGSDEVAVTCLLPNYHLYIELAQASSILTTASGESRIYYYEHIHGRAALQKRIMTLLRKIEHCVNGVQPAWEETFRNWELACRQLSNYRKTKSEDPQTEPSHRSTGKRRASHQNSEHELEEQINEWANMTGFLCAMGGVCLQRRSPSRPVSGLVPNSEPKRSNTLANPTQEVQYCPVTQFVFNLLRLLICNNEKFGAQMQKHVKELVGYEMSPALYPILFDQIKSIVEKFFDQQGQVVVADVNTQFIEHTIFIMKNVLDSKTDQPSEHLGVTSIEGMMLAIVRYVRHLDMTVHAIHIKTKLCQLVEAMMKRRDDLAFRQEMKFRNKLVEYLTDWVMGTSHQIAPPSGGDVTVITRDLDQACMEAVGALLRGLPLQPEESDRGDLMEAKSQLFLKYFTLFMNLLNDCSESTEEKEVVSRQRVTEGKLSTLRNATIQAMSNLLSANIDSGLMHSIDLGYNRDLQTRAAFMEVLTKILQQGTEFDTLAETVLADRFEQLVQLVTMISDKGELPIAMALANVVTTNQMDELARVFVTLFDAKHLLSPLLWNMFYREVEVSDCMQTLFRGNSLGSKIMAFCFKIYGASYLQSLLEPLIKPLLDDPLTSFEVDSARIDANEDIDQNGRNLIVLTQKVFDAIVSSADKFPPQLRSMCHCLYQVLSKRFPQCPQNNIGAVGTVIFLRFINPAIVSPQEMGIVSKQVPTPVKRGLMLMSKILQNIANHVEFSKEQHMLPFNDFLRAHFEIGRRFFIQIASDCETVDQANHPMSFISDANVLALHRLLWNHQERIGDYLSSSRDHKAVGRRPFDKMATLLAYLGPPEHKPVDSHLLFSSYDRWSSIDMSSTNFEEIMVKHNMHEKEEFKSIKSLNIFYQAGTSKQGYPVFYYIARRYKIGETNGDLLIYHVILTLKPFCHSPFELVVDFTHTCSDNRFRTEFLQKWFYVLPEVAYDNIHAAYIYNCNSWVREYTKFHDRILAPLKGNRKVVFIEAPGRLNDLIDLEQQKLPGATLSLDEDLKVFNNALKLSHKDTKVAIKVGPTAIQITSAEKCKVLSHAVLLNDVYYASEIEEVCLVDDNQFTLTIANESGPLSFIHNDCDSIVQAIIHIRNRWELSQPDSVTVHQKIRPKDVPGTLLNMALLNLGSSDPNLRTAAYNQLCALTATFDLKIEGQLLETSGLCIPSNNTIFIKSVSEKLATNEPHLTLEFLEECIQGFRVSNIELKHLCLEYMTPWLANLVRFCKPSDESKRQKQVTQILEKLITLTIEEVQMYPSIQAKIWGSIGQVPELIDMVLDNFIQRSVRYGLGTPMVEIMADTAVALASANVQLVAKKVIGRLCRVVDKTCTSPTALLEQHMMWDDIAILARYLLMLSFNNCLDVGRHLPYLFHTVTFLACSGSLSMRASTHGLVINIIHSLCTCTKPSFSEDTQRVLRLSLDEFSLPKFYLLFGISKVKSAAVTAFRSSYRHSNEKWFGNERSLSGGQDRERLALTSLEVITDALLEIMEACMRDIPDCDWLQTWTSLAKSFAFCFNPALQPRALIVFGCISKSITDQDIKQLLRILVKALESFNDIILLEAIVMCLTRLQPLLRPESPIHRSLFWVATSVLQLDEASLYASGLALLEQNLHTLDSQGMFDDKTLEQVMMSTREPLEWHFKQLDHAVGLSFKTNFHFALVGHLLKGYRHPTPTTVSRTARVLTMLLAIVAKPLRRDKFEVTPDSVAYLAALVSVSEEVRSRCHIRHSLGRTVTESGSTDFLDTLVPHNTDVVTGGMTNPTNRRQKSWDLLDQSAITQAKQQKQHTPHQTGRILFKTQRSFSVPTTKEAKPINDSEPKNRSARVSVSNENNVLLDPEVLTDFPTQTLVLTVLATLVKYSTDENETRILYQYLAEASVVFPKVFPAIHNLLAAKITSVLSSCHDQVILSAVEAIIQNMIACEDTSQQQLHFLQSCGFGGLWRFAGPYTKCNPTAESAELFVNCLEAMVETCLPVEEGEGMASGEQPPREENVTVVETSQYPSMLAVGSVSNVNLNAAGSGSGHPIVSSPTENEGDILSTASLDRYQKRGRKGSLTTGILVPAGSDDGGGAIPLT